A single Oncorhynchus mykiss isolate Arlee chromosome 24, USDA_OmykA_1.1, whole genome shotgun sequence DNA region contains:
- the apoa-i-2 gene encoding apolipoprotein A-I-2 isoform X1, protein MQFLALALTILLAAATQAVPMQADAPSQLEHVKVAMMEYMAQVKETAQRSIDHLDDTEYKEYKVQLSQSLDNLQQYAQTASESLAPYSEAIGVQLTEATAAVRAEVMKDVEELRSQLEPKRAELKEVLDKHIDEYRKRLEPLIKDIVEQRRTELEAFRVKIEPVVEEMRAKVSANVEETKAKLMPIVETVRAKLTERLEELRTLASPYAEEYKEQMVKAVGEVREKVVPLTTDFKGQLGPAAEQAKEKLMALYETISQAMKA, encoded by the exons ATGCAATTCCTGGCTCTTGCACTCACCATCCTGCTGGCCGCAG ctaCCCAGGCTGTACCCATGCAGGCTGATGCTCCCTCTCAGCTGGAGCATGTGAAGGTAGCCATGATGGAGTACATGGCTCAGGTGAAGGAGACTGCACAGAGGTCCATCGACCATCTGGATGACACAGAGTACAAAGAGTACAA GGTGCAGCTGTCCCAGAGCCTTGACAACCTCCAGCAGTATGCCCAGACCGCCTCCGAGTCCCTGGCCCCCTACAGCGAGGCCATCGGCGTTCAGTTGACTGAAGCCACCGCCGCCGTGCGCGCTGAGGTCATGAAGGACGTGGAGGAGCTGCGCTCCCAGCTGGAGCCCAAGCGAGCCGAGCTCAAGGAAGTCCTGGACAAGCACATAGACGAGTACCGCAAGAGGCTGGAGCCCCTGATCAAGGACATCGTCGAGCAGCGCCGCACCGAGCTGGAGGCCTTCAGGGTTAAGATAGAGCCCGTTGTGGAGGAGATGCGTGCCAAGGTGTCCGCCAACGTGGAGGAGACCAAGGCCAAGCTCATGCCCATCGTGGAGACCGTCCGTGCCAAGCTGACCGAGCGTCTGGAGGAGCTGAGGACCCTGGCCTCCCCCTACGCTGAGGAGTACAAGGAGCAGATGGTCAAGGCTGTTGGAGAGGTGCGCGAGAAGGTGGTGCCCCTGACCACCGACTTCAAGGGCCAGTTGGGCCCCGCCGCCGAGCAGGCCAAGGAAAAGCTCATGGCTTTGTACGAGACCATCAGCCAGGCCATGAAGGCATAA